The window AGTGACTCAACGAGGGCGAGATGGCGAATCCGGAGTGATCGCAGCGTTGCGGGCACAGGTTGCTTATGTAAAGGTGGCGCGGTCCTTTTTCAATAAATGCTGGCGATCACCTTTCTGGGCACGGGTACCTCGGTTGGAGTTCCGGTGATCCTTTGCGGCTGCCCGGTTTGCACGTCTTCCGACCCACGCGACCAGCGTTACCGGTCGTCGATTTACGTCGACACCGGCGAGGCCGCCTGGGTGGTCGACACGGGCGCGGAGTTTCGGATTCAGGCGATCCGGGCGCGGCTACGCCGGGTCGATGCCACGCTTTACACGCACTCGCATGCCGATCATGTGATGGGATTTGACGACCTGCGGCGGTTCAGCGTCGAGAACGGCAATTGCATGCCTGTGTACGCCGCCAGGGAGACCCTCTCGGAACTGCAGCGCGTTTTCTACTACGCGTTCAGCGGCGAAGCGCGTTTCCCCGGGTATGTCCACCCTGAGGCGAGGC is drawn from Verrucomicrobiota bacterium and contains these coding sequences:
- a CDS encoding MBL fold metallo-hydrolase, with protein sequence MLAITFLGTGTSVGVPVILCGCPVCTSSDPRDQRYRSSIYVDTGEAAWVVDTGAEFRIQAIRARLRRVDATLYTHSHADHVMGFDDLRRFSVENGNCMPVYAARETLSELQRVFYYAFSGEARFPGYVHPEARLINGPFRLGETEIVPVRLEHGRAHVIGFVFRQGSRSLAAYLSDCKRVFEPDLELLAGVDTLILGTPCFKSLPTHMNLAEGLAFSKVVGPRATWLTHLSHDFLHAAVEKELPDNVQLAYDGLRLELG